Proteins encoded within one genomic window of Psilocybe cubensis strain MGC-MH-2018 chromosome 2, whole genome shotgun sequence:
- a CDS encoding Chitin synthase, class 1, with product MALRFQTNYDFQDVPIPTTRQPPSTGATIRRAKTLTKPERGVAPVPLINPPHLLPTSPGHPAASSPDDYNGSTPWRIFSRVVTFWAPAVLLSSVGGLKDKAVRQAWREKFALCFIIAILCCVIGFITVGFQKVLCPETVATQFIRYNSTFAHGTLAIRGSIFNVSSAKSPADVNLIDMAQKLPGQDATTFFQRDAAEFKACHGLNFRVAVDPPCSTITPCPLGPINASSTFSGLNIFKTDFIAGYSWDQVATLRSYFVLDGAVINLSPYLATHNNPIPSDNVDTAIRTILRAGAGDSGKDATRLFDNRADLKKALPCIKERYYAGNIDKVTPGCFVSSLFLYAGLIVILGLVFVRFVMACIFNWFLSERLAGPPNSQDLNRSAISPAVMPEGANISVDNTNGTAPWTAGQKRLVKPNKIGQALSSSSSATLINQDATAAPIMSLAQIGAELFAVCLVTCYSEGEESLRTTLDSISTTTYSDARKLLFVVADGMITGAGEKKSTPDICVGLLEADPRFGNPMPMSYTSVGTGAKAQNRAMVYAGHYTVAGRRTPTVIVVKCGTDAESVSDKKPGNRGKRDSQLILMNFFSRVTYNDRMTPLDFDLFRKIHILMGVTPDFFEVCLMVDADTKVFPSSLKHLVNCMHHDQMIMGVCGETRIANKRQSWVTAIQVFEYFISHHLAKAFESVFGGVSCLPGCFSMFRLKARKTNGDDWVPLIIKPEIVKEYSQSEVTTLHQKNLLLLGEDRFLTTILLRTFPNRKMMFLPQARCRTIVPDTFKILLSQRRRWINSTIHNLMELVLVRNLCGTFCFSMQFVVFMDLLGTVVLPIAIALTYALIISMAINPPNTFEEAIPLMLLIAVLGLPAVLILITTRKVVYVFWMLVYLLALPVWNFILPLYAFWHFDDFSWGETRKVEGEGKDTGHGGGGRGGNGPEVPMRRWEDWERSRLRKLKREERRRKDFERTHPSGVFFGSERDFLVAPDTRSQYDGSDTFSLNSSDDDHWGTQIGGYNEHNAQFPPPPVGLILPQDEALQTAKTVGGAELEAMLEMGFDDKPTPPSSTYVPRYQLTDGSTTQLANLSGNGYSPLTRSSSPGGPPLQNTLSPTTPNTPLPHEPSPPRRAPPRSGSGGASRNTPGEKYGPLGPLDPSAKF from the exons aTGGCTCTTCGTTTCCAGACAAACTACGATTTTCAAGATGTCCCAATCCCAACTACCCGCCAGCCCCCCTCTACAGGCGCCACCATTCGTCGCGCAAAGACTCTCACCAAGCCAGAGCGTGGTGTCGCCCCAGTTCCCCTCATAAATCCTCCCCATCTTCTTCCTACTTCTCCAGGTCATCCAGCTGCATCTAGTCCAGACGACTACAATGGCTCCACTCCTTGGCGCATCTTTTCCAGGGTCGTCACCTTTTGGGCCCCCGCCGTTCTCCTTAGCTCCGTCGGTGGTCTCAAGGACAAGGCAGTCAGGCAGGCGTGGAGAGAAAAATTTGCCCTCTGCTTCATCATTGCCATTCTCTGTTGCGTTATTGGCTTCATCACCGTTGGCTTCCAGAAGGTCCTCTGTCCCGAGACCGTCGCTACCCAGTTTATTCGCTACAACTCTACCTTTGCCCATGGTACTCTCGCCATCAGAGGCTCGATATTCAATGTCTCTTCGGCAAAGTCTCCCGCAGACGTCAATCTGATCGACATGGCACAGAAGCTTCCCGGACAAGACGCCACGACCTTTTTTCAACGCGACGCTGCAGAGTTTAAAGCTTGTCATGGTCTCAACTTTCGGGTTGCGGTCGACCCTCCATGTTCGACCATCACTCCGTGTCCCCTAGGCCCCATCAATGCCTCCTCTACTTTCTCTGGTCTCAATATCTTCAAGACTGACTTTATTGCAGGTTATTCGTGGGACCAAGTCGCAACCTTGCGCAGCTACTTTGTTCTGGATGGTGCTGTCATCAATCTTTCCCCCTATCTCGCCACTCATAACAATCCTATTCCATCCGACAATGTTGACACCGCAATTCGCACTATTCTCAGGGCAGGCGCAGGCGACAGTGGCAAGGATGCGACTAGATTATTTGACAACAGAGCTGATCTTAAAAAGGCCCTACCTTGCATCAAGGAGCGCTATTACGCAGGCAACATTGACAAAGTCACTCCCGGCTGTTTCGTTTCCAGTCTCTTCCTCTATGCCGGCCTAATCGTCATTCTCGGCCTTGTGTTTGTTCGTTTCGTCATGGCGTGTATCTTCAATTGGTTCCTCTCCGAACGTCTGGCAGGGCCACCTAATAGTCAAGACCTGAACAGATCAGCCATCAGTCCTGCAGTTATGCCCGAGGGTGCCAACATATCAGTTGACAACACCAATGGGACTGCTCCTTGGACTGCTGGACAGAAGAGGTTGGTTAAGCCGAACAAAATCGGTCAAGCCCTCAGCTCTTCGTCCAGTGCCACTCTCATTAACCAGGATGCGACGGCGGCCCCTATTATGAGTCTCGCACAAATTGGAGCCGAACTCTTTGCAGTCTGCCTAGTTACGTGTTACTCAGAGGGTGAAGAATCTCTGAGAACTACTCTCGATTCCATCTCCACTACTACATATTCGGATGCTAGGAAGCTTCTCTTTGTGGTAGCCGACGGGATGATCACTGGTGCTggggaaaagaaaagcacCCCTGACATTTGTGTTGGCTTGCTCGAAGCCGACCCGAGGTTTGGAAACCCCATGCCAATGTCCTACACCTCGGTCGGCACAGGAGCCAAGGCTCAAAATCGTGCAATGGTGTACGCAGGGCATTATA CGGTTGCTGGGCGTCGTACACCAACAGTCATCGTTGTCAAATGTGGCACTGATGCTGAATCAGTATCTGACAAGAAACCAGGCAATCGTGGTAAACGGGATAGCCAGCTCATTTTGATGAACTTTTTCTCGCGCGTGACTTACAATGATCGTATGACGCCACTTGACTTCGACCTTTTCCGTAAGATTCATATCCTAATGGGTGTTACACCGGATTTCTTCGAGGTCTGCCTAATG GTTGACGCTGACACAAAAGTTTTCCCTTCGTCGCTTAAACATCTGGTCAACTGTATGCATCACGACCAAATGATCATGGGTGTCTGTGGCGAGACCCGGATAGCCAATAAACGCCAATCATGGGTGACTGCCATCCAAGTTTTTGAATATTTCATTTCCCATCATCTGGCGAAAGCTTTTGAGTCCGTATTTGGAGGTGTTTCTTGTCTACCCGGTTGTTTCTCCATGTTTCGTCTCAAAGCGAGGAAAACAAACGGTGATGATTGGGTGCCTTTAATCATCAAGCCGGAAATTGTCAAGGAGTACAGCCAGAGCGAGGTCACCACCCTCCATCAGAAGAACCTACTGCTGCTAGGAGAGGATCGATTCCTTACCACTATTCTTCTCAGGACTTTTCCAAACAGGAAAATGATGTTTTTGCCTCAGGCAAGATGTAGAACAATTGTCCCGGACACCTTCAAAATTCTTTTATCTCAGCGACGTCGATGGATCAACTCAACTATTCATAATCTTATGGAACTTGTACTTGTACGGAACCTTTGCGGGACATTTTGCTTCAGCATGCAGTTTGTTGTCTTCATGGACTTACTCGGGACTGTCGTCCTTCCCATTGCCATTGCTCTGACGTATGCCTTGATCATTTCGATGGCTATTAATCCGCCCAACACATTCGAAGAAGCTATTCCTCTCATGCTTCTCATCGCTGTTTTAGGTCTTCCAGCGGTTCTCATTCTTATCACAACAAGGAAAGTGGTCTACGTTTTCTGGATGCTAGTCTACTTGCTTGCTTTGCCTGTCTGGAATTTCATTTTACCACTATATGCCTTTTGGCATTTTGACGACTTTTCATGGGGTGAAACAAG AAAAgttgaaggtgaaggcaAAGATACTGGACATGGTGGTGGCGGTCGTGGTGGCAATGGGCCTGAGGTGCCAATGCGGCGATGGGAAGACTGGGAGCGTTCCAGATTGAGGAAGTTGAAGCGGGAAGAGAGACGCCGAAAGGATTTCGAACGAACGCACCCTTCAGGCGTTTTCTTTGGATCAGAACGCGATTTCCTTGTTGCCCCGGACACACGTAGTCAGTATGACGGGTCCGATACATTCTCGCTCAACTCCTCAGACGATGATCATTGGGGGACTCAAATTGGTGGATACAACGAACACAACGCCCAgttccctccccctcctgtAGGTCTCATTCTACCCCAAGACGAGGCCCTGCAAACTGCGAAGACGGTCGGGGGTGCTGAGCTAGAAGCCATGTTGGAAATGGGATTCGACGACAAGCCAACGCCCCCAAGTTCAACTTATGTTCCCCGGTACCAACTAACTGACGGCTCAACGACACAACTTGCTAATCTCAGTGGCAATGGATACTCTCCGCTGACTAGATCGAGCTCTCCAGGAGGACCTCCACTGCAAAACACATTATCGCCCACAACCCCCAACACGCCTCTTCCCCATGAACCATCGCCTCCTCGAAGAGCACCTCCTCGATCAGGAAGTGGTGGTGCCTCAAGAAACACCCCTGGCGAGAAATATGGACCCCTCGGTCCCCTAGATCCATCGGCAAAGTTCTAA